A window from Malassezia restricta chromosome I, complete sequence encodes these proteins:
- a CDS encoding SURF1-like protein — MVLSLWRRPMWRLMRHVHLRGAAPIGLRCAPQPARAFSVLLPNAFPQPTPRTPPHNLPVAVPEGEQSGEPLIYNRPQRKKQRPWYKSPALYALAFLQCLAMYLGFWQLRRLDWKLALIDELEEKLRCDPLRLPRNVNMNVLHEFEYRLFEVRGHFDTSRALFVGPRTYENERGYHIVMPFKRASGGPDILVNRGFVSNDNIVGTGMEKRLRHPLKEDANERSIVVLYPRVYPPGRFGLPNEPEKNVWLQLNPGQMAHWLNEQAGVQDVIATENTPKESHFYGMLRRLTAPPTQESVTPQEAFQRKQSQPVIPIYMEEIFGGTYGEAAVLLNEGIPVGRPARIELRNQHAEYAMTWFSLSAITTFMFIFMLRKGRGTS; from the coding sequence ATGGTCTTATCGCTTTGGAGACGGCCCATGTGGCGGCTCATGCGACATGTTCATCTTAGAGGTGCAGCGCCCATTGGACTGAGATGTGCGCCTCAGCCTGCTCGCGCCTTTTCGGTTTTACTGCCCAACGCATTCCCGCAGCCGACACCACGGACACCCCCACATAACCTTCCTGTTGCAGTGCCGGAAGGGGAACAGTCTGGGGAACCCCTTATATATAACCGTCCGCAGCGCAAAAAGCAGCGCCCCTGGTATAAGTCTCCTGCACTCTATGCCCTCGCGTTTTTGCAATGCCTTGCCATGTACCTTGGATTTTGGCAGCTCCGGCGACTTGATTGGAAACTCGCGCTCATTGATGAATTGGAAGAGAAGCTCCGTTGTGATCCCCTTCGCCTGCCGCGTAACGTGAATATGAATGTATTGCACGAGTTCGAGTATCGTCTCTTTGAGGTGCGTGGTCACTTTGACACATCGCGTGCCTTGTTCGTTGGTCCCCGCACGTACGAGAATGAACGCGGCTATCATATTGTGATGCCATTCAAGCGCGCCTCAGGCGGTCCAGATATCCTGGTAAACCGTGGATTTGTTTCTAATGACAACATTGTTGGCACGGGTATGGAGAAGCGCCTACGACACCCATTGAAAGAAGACGCGAATGAGCGTTCCATTGTGGTTCTATACCCACGCGTATACCCGCCTGGCAGGTTTGGTTTGCCCAACGAGCCAGAAAAGAATGTATGGCTGCAACTCAACCCGGGTCAGATGGCACATTGGTTGAATGAGCAAGCAGGTGTGCAAGATGTCATCGCGACAGAGAATACACCCAAAGAATCACATTTCTatggcatgctgcgccgtcTGACGGCGCCCCCAACGCAAGAGTCTGTTACTCCTCAAGAGGCGTTTCAGAGAAAGCAGTCACAGCCCGTGATTCCTATTTACATGGAAGAAATCTTTGGTGGCACTTATGGAGAAGCGGCTGTTCTTTTGAACGAAGGCATTCCGGTAGGTCGCCCCGCCCGTATTGAACTGCGCAACCAGCATGCCGAGTACGCCATGACATGGTTCAGTCTGTCGGCTATCACAACTTTCATGTTCATATTCATGCTTCGCAAGGGACGCGGAACGTCGTAG
- a CDS encoding exocyst complex component 2: MSLSVNENELLQAYELNSINPTKWEDVKRQNLGHTGDLAYSHGEDWSDPLGLRSTLPTARSDEADILSKINISSKMFDAKSFLNTVHPNATYPELSQGAAHLKKTMVQRSEALRVLVDQNFDRFVTVKATNDNVFREMSESVGSPFGAGPDEGVKALRASLAGASAQANDVFRPILENYAKSSKLRNTLGVFQRSHFFFNLPGSLHESVEAGNYEVALRDYLKGKYLLENRPGQILPIQNESNEPPTESQLAQQRRIFARVWDAVDDIMYDMQGKLVDILREPHRSVEEQEKCFEVLLCLDPSTDPVAIFLESQHAHILTLLRSTIEHQTRAIQPHITSSPTEYSDLERAKDLHECLVLVRTSYGSRPSFEKELGAPHWQSIENMVSELCRVTLQSMPVFWRIAQGHASGKYTKEAAILSSSIHTQSKAWAVECVALFVQSLRRFFSLESFRLRASKPLMAQLPSWVPHPCSSLCTTHYMNSILNTIADAVKELKALSIPGTSAQLQELLLDVRFQFTEVHCFQWLQDACVCHYLENWVPNSQQPSITSYLFSFSVFNRWNAREGFYLGDVRSKQGTTKDDVDNLFVSRLKDTFVQVLHTFLEGLVRAAQSEHDVPELRTLMRKYHEAYTTQPRDRDTRILLSISNLSHLRSHVIGAWIKQFEDAYHVKLTTEQTRLLDTCTRIDNELLSDSVRRKGQCVQEIVRQGILESGMKWDQCPHPSNVSPFVYQALLQLVQVHAQIRATVPSLVSRVIAALVEIMADAILDAYCRIPAFNTGGMLQATLEIEFVHQTMSFHVSPKAESTLKHVYDTISQRYSASAQGQKPADMKKDLESVKHTLIASRKATALAFLCFRRPKTTGT, translated from the coding sequence ATGAGCTTGTCTGTCAACGAGaatgagctgctgcaagCGTATGAGCTGAACTCCATAAATCCAACAAAGTGGGAAGACGTGAAACGACAGAACCTTGGCCATACCGGTGATCTTGCCTATTCTCACGGTGAGGATTGGTCGGACCCGCTAGGCTTGCGATCCACCTTGCCCACCGCGCGATCAGATGAGGCTGATATTCTAAGCAAGATCAACATAAGCAGCAAGATGTTCGATGCGAAAAGTTTTCTCAATACTGTGCACCCAAATGCTACCTATCCTGAGCTGTCTCAGGGAGCTGCTCATCTTAAGAAGACCATGGTACAGCGATCTGAGGCTCTGCGTGTGCTCGTGGACCAAAACTTTGACAGGTTTGTCACCGTGAAAGCTACCAATGATAATGTATTTCGCGAGATGAGCGAATCTGTTGGCAGTCCCTTTGGTGCTGGGCCCGACGAGGGTGTCAAGGCCCTACGGGCTTCGTTGGCAGGTGCCAGTGCACAGGCCAATGACGTATTCCGCCCTATCCTTGAAAACTACGCTAAATCTTCTAAGCTACGTAATACGCTCGGCGTGTTTCAAAGATCACACTTTTTCTTTAATCTGCCGGGGTCGCTTCATGAAAGTGTCGAGGCAGGGAACTACGAAGTCGCGCTGCGAGACTACCTCAAAGGCAAGTACCTGCTTGAAAATCGCCCGGGCCAAATCTTGCCAATTCAAAACGAATCCAACGAGCCTCCCACAGAGAGCCAGCTAGCTCAGCAGCGGCGTATCTTTGCGCGGGTATGGGATGCGGTCGATGACATTATGTACGATATGCAAGGCAAACTCGTGGACATTCTGCGGGAGCCTCACCGAAGTGTGGAAGAGCAGGAGAAATGTTTCGAAGTGCTCCTTTGTCTAGATCCATCCACGGATCCTGTCGCCATCTTTCTCGAGTCTCAGCATGCGCATATATTGACGCTTTTGCGCTCGACAATCGAACATCAGACTCGTGCTATCCAGCCTCATATCACATCATCACCTACGGAGTATTCTGACCTTGAGCGTGCGAAAGACTTGCATGAATGCTTGGTGTTGGTGCGTACGTCCTATGGCTCGAGACCCTCCTTCGAGAAAGAATTGGGCGCCCCTCATTGGCAGTCCATTGAAAACATGGTGTCCGAGCTCTGTCGCGTTACACTGCAGTCTATGCCTGTATTTTGGCGTATTGCTCAAGGCCATGCATCCGGAAAATATACCAAAGAGGCGGCGATTTTGTCGTCATCGATCCATACGCAGTCCAAGGCATGGGCTGTCGAATGCGTGGCTTTATTTGTCCAAAGCCTAAGACGCTTCTTCTCATTGGAGTCGTTCCGACTGCGTGCATCCAAGCCGCTTATGGCACAACTCCCGTCATGGGTGCCTCATCCTTGCAGCTCTTTATGTACTACGCATTACATGAACAGCATTTTGAACACGATCGCTGACGCCGTCAAAGAATTAAAAGCACTATCAATTCCAGGAACATCCGCACAGCTCCAAGAGCTGCTCCTCGATGTGCGCTTTCAATTTACAGAAGTACACTGTTTTCAATGGCTGCAGGATGCCTGTGTATGCCACTATCTCGAAAATTGGGTACCCAACTCCCAGCAGCCATCCATCACGTCGTACCTGTTTTCGTTCTCTGTTTTCAACCGCTGGAATGCTCGCGAGGGCTTTTATCTTGGTGATGTACGTTCCAAGCAGGGCACGACAAAAGATGACGTGGACAACTTATTCGTGTCGCGGCTCAAGGATACCTTTGTGCAGGTGCTTCACACGTTTTTGGAAGGATTGGTACGCGCCGCTCAATCTGAGCATGACGTGCCTGAACTCCGCACACTAATGCGAAAGTATCACGAGGCATACACCACGCAGCCGCGTGATCGCGATACGCGTATTTTGTTGAGCATTTCGAATCTTTCGCACCTTCGTTCCCATGTGATTGGCGCCTGGATCAAGCAGTTTGAAGACGCCTACCATGTCAAGCTCACTACGGAACAAACTCGACTCCTCGATACCTGCACCCGAATTGACAATGAGCTGCTTTCTGACTCGGTGCGAAGGAAGGGTCAGTGTGTCCAAGAGATTGTTCGTCAAGGTATACTGGAAAGTGGCATGAAATGGGATCAGTGCCCGCATCCATCGAACGTCAGCCCCTTTGTGTATCAAGCTCTTCTTCAACTTGTGCAAGTGCATGCCCAGATTCGCGCCACTGTGCCATCGTTGGTATCTCGTGTCATTGCGGCCCTTGTCGAAATCATGGCGGATGCCATCCTAGATGCCTATTGCCGGATTCCTGCATTTAATACAGGTGGTATGCTTCAGGCCACGCTGGAAATTGAGTTTGTCCACCAAACGATGTCGTTCCACGTATCTCCCAAGGCAGAAAGCACGCTAAAACACGTCTACGACACCATCAGCCAGCGCTACTCCGCATCTGCGCAGGGGCAAAAACCAGCTGACATGAAGAAAGACCTCGAAAGTGTGAAGCACACTCTGATTGCCAGCCGGAAGGCTACTGCCCTGGCGTTTTTGTGCTTCCGACGACCCAAGACCACCGGCACATAA
- a CDS encoding 26S proteasome regulatory subunit N5 — translation MSQEKQEADYTAEVDTLLPQLEKLTSSGLLQEALDLVIPLEKKARGASDVLSTARLLLTSVLMIRTTPDVAHTDVEKLCETIHSFSKKHGQSKFAIVRMIQLTMLFLQASDTSDMRAPTSLYAIIGKDSLQTQDVAMESTEATENMAVDEESKKADSKPSNDDELDREGKEDDRITALMRHARAIGDTSLNDAAKMKIMQTLRDITAGKVFLEVERARVSRCMSDMLYAKGEVDKAADTLQDLAVETFGSLSRREKVEFILEQMRLNVERTDMARANMLSRKVNTKFFEDEEQQSLKLLYYELMIQIGVHDGRYLDVCKYYREVLNTPSIRSDEEKSKDVLRHVIIFLILSPFDNEQSDLVSRVESTESLDMVPEYKSLLKCFTTPELMRWPGIEALYGPMLRQLAVFSGSPEAEERWKQLHARVVEYNIQVVAKYYTQIHLERLAQLLDLPLDKAEEALADLVVKKTTHARIDRPAQIVNFQSPMTDAEVLNHWSNDMSKLLQTIEKVSHLVEKEWAIQRAGLVVKANE, via the coding sequence ATGAGCCAAGAGAAGCAAGAGGCTGATTACACGGCTGAAGTCGACActcttcttcctcagcTGGAGAAGCTGACTAGCTCAGGTCTATTGCAAGAGGCGCTAGATCTTGTCATACCCTTGGAAAAGAAGGCTCGTGGCGCCTCAGATGTGTTGAGTACCGCACGTCTTCTTTTGACGTCGGTGTTGATGATCCGTACGACACCAGACGTGGCGCATACAGACGTTGAAAAGCTATGCGAGACAATTCACTCGTTTTCGAAGAAGCACGGTCAATCTAAGTTCGCCATCGTTCGCATGATCCAGCTTACTATGCTCTTCCTGCAGGCATCAGACACGTCGGATATGCGTGCGCCTACGTCGTTGTACGCCATAATTGGCAAAGATTCACTGCAAACCCAAGACGTCGCTATGGAAAGCACGGAAGCGACTGAGAACATGGCCGTGGATGAAGAGTCGAAGAAGGCCGACAGCAAGCCGTCCAACGACGATGAACTGGACCGTGAGGGCAAGGAAGACGACCGCATCACAGCTCTTATgcgacatgctcgtgcCATCGGTGACACTTCGTTGAACGATGCTGCTAAGATGAAGATCATGCAGACTTTGCGTGATATCACAGCGGGCAAAGTATTCCTGGAAGTGGAACGTGCACGCGTTAGTCGTTGCATGTCCGATATGCTATATGCTAAAGGCGAAGTGGACAAGGCTGCTGATACGCTGCAGGACTTGGCCGTCGAAACTTTTGGCAGCCTGAGTCGGCGCGAGAAGGTGGAATTCATTCTGGAGCAAATGCGCCTGAATGTTGAACGGACTGACATGGCTCGCGCGAACATGCTTAGCCGCAAAGTGAACACTAAATTTTTCGAGGATGAGGAGCAACAGAGCCTCAAATTGTTGTATTATGAACTGATGATCCAGATTGGCGTGCACGACGGTAGGTACCTCGATGTGTGCAAATACTATCGAGAGGTACTTAACACGCCTAGTATCCGTTCCGACGAAGAGAAATCGAAAGACGTCCTGCGTCACGTTATCATTTTCCTTATTCTTTCGCCCTTTGATAACGAGCAGAGCGACTTGGTATCACGTGTGGAGTCAACGGAGTCGTTGGACATGGTGCCCGAATACAAAAGTCTTCTGAAGTGCTTCACTACACCCGAGCTGATGCGTTGGCCGGGTATTGAGGCTCTTTATGGTCCGATGCTACGTCAGCTGGCCGTTTTCTCCGGCAGTCCTGAGGCTGAAGAGCGTTGGAAACAGCTCCATGCTCGTGTTGTGGAATACAATATTCAGGTGGTTGCCAAGTACTATACTCAAATACACCTTGAGCGTCTTGCCCAACTTCTTGACCTACCCTTGGACAAGGCTGAGGAGGCTTTGGCTGATCTTGTTGTCAAGAAGACAacgcacgcacgcattGATCGTCCAGCCCAAATTGTCAACTTCCAGTCGCCAATGACGGACGCGGAAGTACTCAATCACTGGAGCAATGACATGTCCAAACTCCTTCAAACTATCGAAAAGGTCTCACATCTCGTCGAAAAAGAGTGGGCCATTCAACGCGCTGGTCTCGTCGTCAAGGCCAATGAATAG
- a CDS encoding adenosine kinase, which yields MVLTENLKLVALGNPLLDMQVRDGQEVLQKYGLKSNDAVLASPEQLSIYGHLVENYQVTYVAGGAAQNTARCAQYVLPQDSTAYLGCVGNDDLAQQLRAANEREGVQSVYQVVNDTPTGSCAVVITGHDRSLCTNLGAAEKFAQSHLESADAKAVIEAAKFFYLGGFFLTHGVESALALAKHAKDTGKTFSMNLSAPFIPQFFKSQVDQVIPYAGLVIGNESEAEAWAKASGLDTTDLNVIAQKIADSPSELSKPRTVLITHGAESTIRAVQGASSTHTHPTPKVDAANIVDTNGAGDAFAGGVIAALILGKSMEEAVDVGHRLGGMCIGQVGPVLKFPKENVL from the coding sequence ATGGTGTTGACTGAAAACTTGAAGCTTGTTGCCCTCGGCAACCCTCTGCTGGACATGCAGGTCCGTGATGGTCAAGAGGTGCTACAAAAGTACGGTCTGAAGTCGAATGATGCTGTGCTTGCCTCGCCCGAGCAGTTGAGCATTTATGGTCACCTTGTCGAGAACTACCAGGTCACGTATGTGgctggtggtgctgcaCAGAAcacggcacgctgcgctcaGTATGTTTTGCCTCAGGACTCGACTGCCTACCTTGGCTGTGTCGGTAATGATGACCTtgcccagcagctgcgtgcaGCTAACGAGCGCGAAGGTGTGCAGAGTGTGTACCAGGTCGTGAATGACACGCCAACGGGCTCGTGCGCAGTGGTAATTACTGGCCACGACCGTTCTTTGTGCACGAACCTGGGTGCGGCAGAAAAGTTTGCTCAGTCACATCTTGAGAGTGCTGATGCAAAGGCCGTGATCGAAGCAGCCAAATTCTTCTACTTGGGTGGCTTCTTCCTGACTCACGGTGTCGAAAGTGCTCTGGCTCTGGCTAAGCACGCTAAAGACACGGGCAAGACTTTTTCCATGAATCTCTCTGCTCCATTCATCCCTCAGTTCTTCAAGTCTCAAGTGGACCAGGTGATCCCCTACGCCGGGCTGGTGATCGGCAACGAGTCTGAGGCAGAGGCCTGGGCCAAAGCGTCTGGTCTGGATACCACGGATTTGAATGTCATTGCACAGAAGATTGCTGACTCGCCTTCGGAACTGTCCAAGCCCCGCACGGTGCTGATTACGCACGGTGCTGAATCGACGATCCGTGCTGTGCAAGGTGCTtcgtcgacgcacacgcaccCAACACCCAAGGTGGACGCTGCCAACATCGTTGACACGAACGGTGCCGGTGATGCATTTGCGGGTGGTGTGATTGCCGCCCTCATTCTGGGCAAGTCGATGGAGGAGGCTGTGGACGTGGGTCACCGTCTCGGTGGTATGTGCATTGGCCAAGTAGGACCTGTGCTCAAGTTCCCTAAGGAAAACGTACTCTAG
- a CDS encoding transporter — protein MSHPQEPIDEKYDGNLSSPPDSGKIPEKYQPFSDEDEFLMDNQHPKSRTGDTGVKREDRQGNQKFGVRVREHWWQLWRFKNAPPPPPESLDDAKELPLGRANIFSDYTYHWIGSMLLLGYRRPLEATDLWAMDGPRQAEHLSNKLVQCWEARVAKADKQNEKFRNGQAKPSASMYRKWKSQAKKEYEEKVGGEASVEERLAAKEAIWSMPDFSVLKQIEITSEMRRKKELAGSVKSGQKRANLFMSCFDIFWPHILEAFLSKLLADVAQMCSALVIEQLMGAIRQEKTGLACGYSVVMFVMLVIGNILSNRFFYKSLYVGVFCRAALVSGIFRRALNMQGRDRSTGKLVNHISTDVSRIDFGAQWWLLAFTAPVEIIVCLIILLTRFGVSCLSGFALIVVVMPFQMFYMLFLFTLRAKSMQWTDRRARRTQEVVSGMRIVKLFSYESNFFKLISDLRKHELKYIFYLAVARSGLMASAISLPLLSSVLAVITYYFKKNRLDLEDLEKVFPAITLFQLLRLPLMFLPFGLSVIADGWNSFMRLRDVFYAEQHDTTLHSDESSPYGLFINDATFLWESVEEDETLKPVKKLNEKSSKRQAKHKRLWARLLRNRKSKPAKSGKKFKFLRRKDKVSAAEVAADEGVPVTSVPDKMPDEVIETPFQMENVNLKVRRGELCAVIGPVGSGKSSLILGAIGEMSRSAGDVIWSSQRVAYCAQSAWIQNATIRENIVFGQPWNAKHYWDCVKRAELFADFAILQGGDMTEIGERGVTLSGGQKQRINIARALYFDADIICLDDPLSAVDAHVGKALFNNAILPLRDQGKTVILVTHAIQHLPRCDRIVLMDDGRIDETGTYEELMSLRGSFFNTMYNFGMLKDQEEDADELAAEEEDSKAPAKKYTLADLSKPGFGKTTESEERNTGSVDGHVWLSYIRAGKGWLVVPIVLVAGACMQASTNLSSYWVIWWQEWEGEKADQKARDVPVTTNKSIGLEAGVYAALGIIQLLFNFVMDVALGVMTFLASRRLHDNGMRRVIYAPMAWFDTTPLGRIMNRFGKDIDVLDNQLSNLVRQCASTVLSILGASIMVIVFTYYFAIVVVAVFVFAYFFSTFYRSSAREFKRVDALLRSTLYSHFAESLSGLTTIRAYRESDRFLHDNYKYMDLQNRAYFLTIVNQRWLGLRLDVLGSVCVLITGLLCSNRVGTINSGTSGVSLSQVVTVAQTLGFLTRQLTELENEMNSAERVVYYAESLDQEPAQQIPENKPDAAWPSHGKVELNNVWLRYRPNLPPVLKGVNFTVNGGEKVGIVGRTGAGKSSILTVLLRLAEATEGTVRVDDVDVSKIGLEDLRRSIAILPQEPLLFSGTLRSNLDPFERFDDARLWDAMHRAYLTSASNASEPGTGTVTPNPDATTPNNPQATQEQEPKSLTRLTLDSIIDEEGANLSVGQRSLVSLARALVKNSKIILLDEATASVDLETDTKIQRTIRTEFADRTMLCIAHRLSTIIGYDKIIVMDDGKVAEFDTPLNLFDTPDSIFRGMCERSGIIRNDIVSARSLVTSAAANQASAQDHSMTEHVHTTVLNQQPVMYPPPPQQPDNSKE, from the coding sequence ATGTCTCATCCTCAAGAGCCTATAGATGAAAAATATGACGGGAATCTAAGTTCACCGCCAGATTCAGGAAAAATTCCCGAGAAATATCAGCCTTTTTCGGATGAGGACGAGTTCTTGATGGATAATCAACATCCCAAGTCGCGAACAGGCGACACCGGCGTAAAGCGAGAAGATCGTCAAGGCAATCAAAAGTTTGGGGTCCGCGTTCGTGAACATTGGTGGCAGTTATGGCGCTTTAAAAATGCTCCGCCCCCGCCGCCTGAAAGCCTTGATGATGCCAAGGAACTGCCGCTTGGTCGTGCAAACATCTTTTCGGATTATACCTACCATTGGATCGGATCTATGCTGCTTCTCGGATACCGTCGCCCACTTGAAGCCACGGATCTGTGGGCCATGGATGGTCCACGCCAGGCGGAGCACCTTAGCAACAAACTTGTACAGTGCTGGGAGGCTCGTGTGGCCAAAGCCGACAAGCAAAATGAAAAATTTAGGAATGGCCAAGCGAAGCCCTCGGCTTCTATGTACCGGAAATGGAAGAGTCAGGCGAAGAAAGAGTACGAGGAAAAAGTTGGCGGCGAAGCATCAGTTGAAGAACGTCTTGCAGCAAAGGAAGCTATTTGGTCTATGCCTGACTTCTCTGTACTTAAACAAATTGAGATCACCAGCGAAATGCGACGCAAGAAGGAACTTGCAGGCTCGGTAAAGAGTGGGCAAAAGCGGGCGAATCTTTTTATGTCTTGCTTCGATATTTTTTGGCCTCATATCCTAGAGGCTTTCCTGTccaagctgctcgccgaTGTTGCTCAAATGTGTTCTGCTCTTGTGATCGAACAGCTCATGGGTGCGATTCGTCAGGAAAAGACAGGACTCGCATGCGGATACTCTGTTGTCATGTTTGTCATGCTTGTGATTGGTAATATCCTTTCGAACCGATTCTTCTACAAGAGTTTGTACGTCGGTGTATTTTGTCGTGCTGCCCTTGTGTCGGGTATTTTCCGACGTGCTTTGAACATGCAGGGCCGCGATCGCTCTACGGGTAAGCTTGTCAACCATATCAGTACCGACGTTAGTCGAATTGACTTTGGTGCTCAATGGTGGCTTTTGGCCTTCACGGCACCCGTGGAAATTATTGTCTGTTTGATCATTTTACTGACTCGATTTGGTGTGTCTTGTCTGTCTGGCTTTGCTCTGATCGTTGTTGTTATGCCATTTCAGATGTTTTACATGCTGTTCTTGTTTACTCTGCGCGCCAAGTCTATGCAATGGACGgatcgtcgagcgcgacgcacgcaagAGGTAGTTTCCGGTATGCGCATCGTCAAGCTGTTTTCGTACGAATCTAATTTCTTCAAGTTGATTTCGGACTTGCGAAAACACGAATTGAAGTACATTTTCTACCTTGCTGTGGCTCGCTCTGGTTTGATGGCCTCGGCCATTAGTTTGCCCTTGCTGTCAAGTGTTCTAGCAGTTATTACTTACTATTTCAAGAAGAATCGCTTGGATTTGGAAGATTTAGAAAAGGTGTTCCCTGCTATTACCCTTTTCCAGCTGCTTCGTCTTCCCCTTATGTTCTTACCGTTTGGTCTTAGTGTCATCGCAGATGGATGGAACTCGTTTATGCGTCTTCGCGATGTCTTCTATGCCGAACAGCACGACACGACGTTGCATTCTGACGAGTCTTCTCCGTATGGTCTTTTTATTAACGATGCCACCTTTTTGTGGGAAAGTGTGGAAGAAGATGAGACGCTCAAGCCCGTCAAAAAATTGAACGAAAAGTCAAGTAAGCGTCAGGCTAAACATAAGCGCCTGTGGGCACGCCTTCTTCGTAATCGAAAAAGTAAACCGGCCAAGTCAGGCAAGAAATTCAAGTTTTTGCGCCGCAAAGACAAAGTCAGTGCGGCTGAAGTTGCGGCTGATGAGGGTGTGCCTGTGACAAGTGTACCAGACAAGATGCCAGACGAAGTCATCGAGACGCCGTTCCAAATGGAAAATGTGAATCTCAAGGTGCGTCGTGGCGAGCTTTGTGCTGTCATTGGTCCTGTGGGTTCCGGTAAGTCCTCGTTAATCCTCGGTGCCATTGGCGAAATGTCTAGGTCTGCAGGCGATGTTATTTGGTCGTCCCAACGAGTGGCCTATTGTGCTCAGTCTGCATGGATTCAGAACGCCACAATTCGCGAAAACATTGTGTTTGGCCAGCCATGGAATGCTAAGCATTATTGGGACTGTGTGAAGCGAGCAGAGCTCTTTGCTGATTTTGCCATACTGCAGGGTGGTGACATGACAGAGATCGGAGAACGTGGTGTCACGCTTTCCGGCGGTcagaagcagcgcatcaataTTGCCCGTGCTTTGTACTTTGATGCTGATATTATTTGTCTCGATGACCCGCTTTCGgctgtggatgcgcatgtTGGTAAAGCCCTGTTCAACAATGCCATTTTGCCTCTAAGGGATCAAGGCAAGACGGTTATTCTCGTGACACATGCAATCCAGCACCTTCCTAGGTGTGACCGGATTGTGCTGATGGACGATGGAAGAATCGATGAAACGGGCACTTACGAGGAACTCATGAGTCTGCGCGGTTCGTTTTTCAACACCATGTACAACTTTGGTATGTTGAAGGATCAAGAAGAGGATGCAGATGAACTTGCTGCGGAAGAGGAGGATTCGAAGGCTCCGGCTAAGAAATACACGCTAGCGGATCTGAGCAAACCGGGCTTTGGTAAGACGACCGAGAGCGAGGAACGCAACACGGGTTCAGTGGACGGTCATGTGTGGCTCTCTTACATCCGCGCCGGCAAAGGCTGGCTTGTGGTGCCTATTGTCCTTGTGGCTGGTGCTTGTATGCAGGCATCCACGAACCTGTCTTCATACTGGGTCATTTGGTGGCAAGAGTGGGAAGGTGAAAAGGCGGATCAGAAAGCACGCGATGTGCCCGTTACCACCAACAAATCCATCGGCCTTGAGGCTGGTGTAtacgcggcgctgggtATTATTCAGCTCCTCTTCAATTTCGTCATGGATGTGGCTCTTGGTGTAATGACGTTCCTTGCTTCGCGCAGACTTCATGATAATGGTATGCGACGGGTGATTTACGCTCCGATGGCGTGGTTCGATACCACACCTTTGGGACGTATCATGAACCGATTCGGTAAAGACATTGACGTGCTGGACAACCAGCTGAGCAATCTCGTTCGTCAGTGCGCGTCCACGGTGCTTTCCATTCTCGGTGCATCAATCATGGTGATTGTGTTCACGTACTACTTCGCCATTGTGGTAGTGGCCGTGTTTGTCTTTGCCTACTTCTTTTCGACCTTCTACCGCTCTTCTGCGCGTGAATTCAAGCGTGTCGATGCCCTCCTGCGATCGACGCTTTACTCGCACTTCGCTGAATCGCTGAGCGGTCTCACGACCATCCGTGCATACCGCGAATCGGACCGCTTCCTACATGATAATTACAAGTACATGGACCTTCAGAATCGCGCGTACTTCCTCACAATTGTAAATCAGCGATGGCTCGGTCTCCGTCTTGACGTGTTAGGGTCTGTGTGTGTACTCATAACTGGTCTGCTATGCTCTAATCGTGTTGGTACGATTAACAGTGGAACTAGTGGCGTGTCCTTGTCTCAAGTTGTGACGGTGGCTCAAACCCTGGGTTTCCTTACGCGTCAGCTCACCGAACTCGAAAATGAGATGAACTCCGCTGAGCGTGTAGTGTATTACGCTGAAAGCCTTGACCAAGAGCCGGCGCAACAAATTCCAGAGAATAAGCCTgatgctgcatggcctTCGCATGGCAAAGTGGAGCTGAACAATGTATGGCTTCGGTACCGCCCCAACTTACCTCCTGTGCTCAAAGGCGTTAATTTTACCGTGAATGGCGGCGAAAAAGTGGGTATTGTGGGTCGTACCGGTGCGGGTAAAAGTTCAATTCTCACTGTTCTGCTGCGCTTAGCTGAGGCCACCGAGGGCACGGTTAGGGTCGATGATGTGGATGTGTCCAAGATTGGATTGGAGGatctgcgccgcagcatTGCTATTCTCCCCCAGGAGCCACTGCTTTTCAGTGGTACTTTAAGATCCAACTTGGATCCATTCGAGCGCTTTGATGACGCTCGTCTTTGGGATGCGATGCACCGTGCGTATTTGACGTCTGCGTCGAACGCTAGCGagccaggcacaggcactGTGACTCCCAACCCGGATGCAACAACGCCCAACAACCCGCAGGCGACTCAAGAGCAAGAACCTAAATCGCTTACAAGACTCACACTTGACTCGATCATTGACGAAGAGGGTGCTAATCTTTCTGTGGGTCAACGCAGTCTGGTGTCTCTCGCACGCGCTCTTGTGAAAAACAGCAAGATTATTCTGTTGGATGAAGCCACGGCGTCCGTTGACCTTGAGACCGATACCAAAATCCAGCGCACCATTCGCACCGAATTCGCGGATCGCACCATGTTGTGCATTGCACACCGTCTATCGACCATTATTGGTTACGACAAGATCATTGTCATGGATGACGGCAAGGTAGCCGAATTCGACACGCCACTGAATCTATTCGACACTCCCGACAGTATTTTCCGTGGTAtgtgcgagcgcagcgGTATCATTCGCAATGATATTGTGTCCGCCCGATCTCTCGTGACCTCTGCTGCTGCCAACCAAGCTTCCGCACAGGACCATTCCATGACGGAACACGTCCATACCACAGTCCTGAATCAACAACCAGTAATGTACCCACCACCCCCTCAACAACCAGATAATTCAAAAGAATAA